One window of the Shewanella khirikhana genome contains the following:
- a CDS encoding helix-turn-helix domain-containing protein, protein MQIGPARFSPQALTLSFADGRELALSAAQGALLLMLGSERGRVVSRSSLLSALKRVGVAEPRLDSEMRSLGALMGKDWPRLLEVVGDQGFILHARPRPGRSLFGRPLGEMSKPLFLGLMLLIGAALALMLLAMPSRVTPPFSKLERLTVANGQQVELRRFGEPHALIGELTSVLEGCKPADWSVITVSVATQGELMHLVLEQPGAPPRNLKLLGSQEAMLALDMNALKEAGVCD, encoded by the coding sequence ATGCAAATAGGCCCGGCGCGGTTTTCTCCCCAAGCTTTGACACTCTCTTTTGCCGATGGACGCGAGCTGGCGTTATCGGCGGCTCAGGGTGCCTTACTGCTGATGCTGGGAAGCGAGCGTGGCCGGGTGGTGTCCCGCTCCAGTTTGCTCAGTGCCCTCAAACGGGTTGGCGTGGCCGAGCCCCGACTCGACAGTGAGATGCGAAGCCTGGGGGCGCTGATGGGCAAAGACTGGCCCCGGCTGCTGGAAGTAGTAGGCGATCAGGGCTTTATTCTGCATGCACGTCCACGGCCCGGGCGTTCGCTGTTTGGCCGCCCGTTGGGGGAGATGTCCAAACCTCTTTTCCTTGGATTGATGCTACTGATTGGTGCGGCGCTGGCGCTGATGCTGCTGGCGATGCCTTCACGGGTCACACCGCCTTTCAGCAAGCTTGAGCGGCTGACAGTTGCCAACGGGCAGCAGGTTGAGCTGCGCAGATTTGGCGAACCACATGCGCTTATCGGCGAGCTTACCAGCGTGCTGGAAGGCTGCAAACCGGCGGATTGGTCGGTGATTACCGTGTCGGTGGCGACCCAGGGTGAGCTGATGCATCTGGTGCTGGAGCAGCCCGGTGCACCGCCCCGGAATCTTAAGTTGCTTGGCAGCCAGGAGGCGATGCTGGCACTTGATATGAACGCGCTGAAGGAGGCCGGTGTCTGTGACTAA
- a CDS encoding winged helix-turn-helix domain-containing protein, producing the protein MQLGECWFDDARGELTNSASGDVWHLPRAELQVLRLLVRHPDEVVSKSDLRRGDEAHDDLSDSSVARAVFMIRSFIGPGSELLIETVKGQGYMLRQQVVPQAAPHQSCQIRLGRRFSVMPVWLLALLMLLAISASIYYAYRVGELAPTAPLRVQTLTQADGQLVKLVLYAHSRSNNTLLLDKAAIIAGALGDCRKSRWRDVFVSLSHDSRVLNITMRGDYLGQAVVRNLKVSDGREPRAFISPEWLKEVDICD; encoded by the coding sequence ATGCAATTGGGTGAATGCTGGTTTGATGACGCCAGGGGGGAGCTGACCAACAGCGCCTCCGGCGACGTATGGCATTTGCCCCGCGCCGAATTGCAGGTGCTGAGGTTGTTGGTGCGTCATCCCGACGAAGTGGTTTCCAAATCGGATTTACGCCGCGGCGATGAAGCCCATGACGACTTGAGCGACTCGTCCGTTGCCCGGGCGGTATTTATGATCCGCTCCTTTATCGGTCCCGGCAGCGAGCTGTTGATTGAAACCGTGAAGGGCCAGGGCTATATGCTGCGCCAGCAGGTTGTGCCCCAGGCTGCCCCCCACCAAAGCTGCCAAATTCGCCTTGGCCGCCGCTTCAGTGTAATGCCGGTGTGGCTGCTGGCCCTGCTGATGCTGCTTGCCATCAGCGCCAGTATTTACTACGCCTACCGGGTCGGCGAGCTGGCGCCGACCGCGCCGCTGCGAGTGCAAACCCTGACTCAGGCCGACGGCCAGTTGGTGAAATTGGTGCTCTATGCCCATTCCCGCAGCAACAATACGCTGCTACTGGATAAGGCCGCTATCATCGCCGGTGCCCTTGGTGATTGCCGCAAGTCGCGCTGGCGCGACGTGTTTGTGTCGTTAAGTCACGACTCAAGGGTGCTCAATATCACCATGCGTGGCGATTATCTCGGTCAGGCGGTGGTGAGAAACCTTAAAGTCAGCGATGGTCGTGAGCCCAGAGCCTTTATCAGCCCCGAGTGGCTGAAGGAGGTCGACATCTGTGACTAG
- a CDS encoding C-GCAxxG-C-C family (seleno)protein, translating into MKIDRRQALGQIIGLGSAAGLGLVSTSLMAATDENGNYQLALGEKLKYVPLDPMATAKLAYETGGGCMHQVFHATVTMLAASASVDADKFKSIPTALAGYGFAGVVGQGTLCGNLNAIGMLVNLLDDINGQNAAVIGAAFRWYENTMLPLETPEFIAGIGSTAEKTALVGSSSIANSVLCHSSISNWSKASGKTFSQKGERCYRLSASMAYHLVELLNRAHKGEVIAGTPEAKPSDEAQRCQTCHGTTETMGPAASVKTDMECTTCHTGHFN; encoded by the coding sequence ATGAAAATCGACAGACGACAGGCGCTCGGACAAATCATCGGCCTCGGCAGCGCAGCTGGCCTTGGTCTGGTCAGCACTTCGCTGATGGCCGCCACAGATGAAAACGGCAACTATCAGCTGGCGCTGGGTGAAAAGCTTAAGTATGTACCTCTGGACCCCATGGCCACCGCCAAACTGGCCTATGAAACCGGCGGCGGCTGTATGCATCAGGTATTCCACGCCACAGTAACCATGCTGGCCGCCTCGGCCAGTGTGGATGCAGACAAGTTCAAGAGCATTCCAACCGCACTGGCCGGATACGGTTTTGCCGGGGTGGTGGGACAAGGCACCCTCTGTGGCAACCTCAACGCCATCGGTATGCTGGTCAACCTGCTCGATGACATCAACGGCCAGAACGCCGCCGTGATTGGCGCCGCCTTCCGCTGGTATGAAAACACCATGCTGCCGCTGGAAACGCCTGAGTTTATTGCTGGTATTGGCTCCACCGCCGAGAAAACCGCCCTGGTTGGCAGCTCCTCCATCGCTAACAGCGTGCTGTGTCACTCCTCCATCAGTAACTGGTCCAAGGCATCCGGCAAAACCTTCAGTCAGAAAGGCGAGCGCTGTTACCGTCTGTCGGCCTCCATGGCCTACCATCTGGTTGAACTCCTTAACCGCGCCCACAAGGGTGAAGTTATTGCCGGTACCCCTGAAGCCAAGCCTTCCGATGAAGCCCAGCGCTGCCAGACCTGCCACGGCACCACAGAGACCATGGGCCCGGCCGCCAGCGTCAAGACAGACATGGAGTGCACCACCTGTCACACCGGCCACTTCAATTAA